A stretch of DNA from Vidua chalybeata isolate OUT-0048 chromosome 3, bVidCha1 merged haplotype, whole genome shotgun sequence:
TGGTACATTCTTGCAGGGCTCGGTAAAACCTTTTGGAGATAGGTGCATCCTTATGGGGGTCCGTGTGAACCTGTGGGAGTAGCTGCAACCTTATTGCAACCCTACCAGGGAAGGTGCAACCTTATGGAGGGAAGTGTAGTCTTATGGTGGGTGGATGAATCTACAGGGGTAGATGTAATGTTCTAGGGGCAGCTGCAAGCCCATGGgacagctgcagccctgctggggcaAGTGTCATTTTACAAGGGCAGGTGCAAGCTTAGGGGTCAGCTACAGCCCTCTGGGGCCAGGAGGACCCGTGTTGCTTTCCATCCGAGGTGTAGGTAGGGTGGGAGGCAAAGGTGGCACTTTGTGGCCCGACAGCACTCCTGGGCTAGGGGCTGCCTCAGACAGCAGAGCACATACAGAGTGTGTAATTTAACCTGCAAAGAGACTGACAGGGGGCTAGGGAGGGAGGCTGTTGCTTCAGGGATCCCGCAGGGCTCCATGGCTAGAGGGTGCAGAATGGCCTGTGGGTTGGAGGGCAGGCAGCCcagccagccagagctgctggactCTGTctcttgctgtgctgtgtctcttgctctgtgctggcaaGAGGATGCTCAggattgctctgtgtgtgtgtgtgtgtggtttcaGCTACAAATCTTCCACAGTGTCTTCACAAAAGGAAGAAGGCAATCTGATTTTGGCTGTGGGATTTAGAGGAGGTATGAAAAACACTCAATATGtttgcagctttaaaaaatgtataagAGATTTGTTGGGAGGCAAGACTTGGGACAAGCATGACAAATCCTAGGGGTTATGGAAAGTGCAATGATGCATATTTCCTAAATATCCCTATAGTCCAAAATGGTACTCTCTTTCTGTTTCCCATGCAACACCTTTGCTTATTTCTCTCTGTGACTCTCATGACAGGAGCTGGTGACCTGACCGGGGATGCTATGGGCTATGTGACAGGTGTGCTGGCCGTGCTGATACACGCTGCCTACCTGGTGCTCATTCAGAAAACCAGTGTAGATAGTGAATATGGACCCCTGACAGCTCAGTATGCCATCGCTGTTTCGGCCACCCCTTTCCTCATCATCTGCTCCTTTGCCAGCATGGATTCCATCAATGTCTGGTCCTTCCCAGGGTGGAAGGATCCTGCCATGGTATGCATCTTTATTGCTTGTGTCCTGATTAGCTGTGCCATGAACTTTACCACCCTTCACTGCACTTACATTAACTCAGCTGTGACCACCAGCTTTGTAGGGGTGGTGAAGAGCATAGCCACCATCACGGTAGGCATGGTGGCATTCAATGATGTGGAGCCCACAAAGTTATTTATAGCTGGTGTTGTGGTCAACACCTTGGGGTCTGTCATTTACTGTGTGGCCAAGTACGTTGAGACCAGGCGGCAGAGCAACTATGAGGACCTGGAGAAAGAAGCTAGAGAAGAGGAGGTGAAAAGGCAGGCTGGAGACCAAGCTCTTTTTGCCATGGAGACAATATCCCAGGTGAAGGGggctgaggaagcagcagtggAAGGATCATCCACAGGGCAGAGACTGagtggagaggaagagaaggacgTCACTGAGAAATCAGCCAAGGCACTTGTGGTTCAGGGAAAATCCACCGTCACACAAGAAGTGAACAGAAGCTCACTGAAAGAAGCCTATCTTGGAGTATGGAGGTTGGTGAGGGGTGCTAATTATATAAGGAAGGATTATTTGTTAGAAAATGAAGAGCTACCAAACCCTTAAAAAGCAGATTTGAAAACCTATTGTTTGAGGACAGACACCTGGTTTTCTGTACAGGGGGAAGGCAGAGCATACATTTCCACATCAATACTTACAAATCCAAGTCATTCAGGATGATTTTACCTCATTgtcaaaaaaaacaaaaggtcaTAGTTTGCTCATGCTTTGGGCttgctttcagctgctttcagtATGTCACTTTAGACCCACCTCAGCTAAGGTGCTGACActctgctgcagacacagaGAGAGCTGGGTAAGGGGAAGTCATGGGGTGCttgcccagcagctgggaataTGAGGGATATCGGTGGCATTGAGATACTTGGCAGTACCAGTGACACAGCAGTGGCTTATACCTTAGATTGTGTCTGGAGCCTGGTGATTTTAACACATTTGGAGGCTCTGTCAGTGTGCTTCTATATCTGTATCCATCCAATTATAGGTACTCTACATAACTAATTCCTACAATATAAACTCGTATTAACTGTACTTTTTTGTGCTCCTCTGTGTCAATACAATTGCAACAGAGCTAGAGGTTGTACCGCTTCAGTTATATTGCTGTAAAATCACTCTCTTATCTGATGAATTCAAGCCCTCCAGGCCAAGCCTTGGACCTGGTTTACATTGGGTGCTTTGTGTCTTCAGTAGAAATCCTTTAGTCTTGTGGTGGTATACATGAAAGCAGAACCAGATCTGAGCTTCTGAGAAGCTTTGACTGGCAAAAGAAGGGTGTTTATCTATGAGCTTTAACGATACGTAGCATTTGGAATATTAGCTTGACTCAAGTAAGATTTTGGAAATGTTGGTATGTATTGATTGGATTTGGGAGGGCTATAAAAATTTAGGGAGAAAGTGTGTGCCTTGTCTAAAACCTCCTTGTACCCTAAAGTTGGATGAATCAGAGCCTGGACTGGAAGGCAGGTATCTTCTCCATTCATTCTCTCATAAGCAgaggctgagagcagagctggggacaccagCTCTGAAGTTCCCAGGGGTGCTTTTGCAGGACAGTTGTGCTACATCCTGGCCACGTGCTGGTACGTGGCTTTGTGCATATCCGccctcactgtccctgtgctgtgctgtccaGTGGAACAAAGTGCGGGCaggaagcaggagctgcccgGTGCTCCGGCAGATCCCATGGCTGAGTGCTTGGGGAGCAGGATGCTCTGTGTGTTCAGCACAGGGACATCCATGGCTTTGGCAGAAGCAGCTCCCCAGTGCCcagactgtccctgtccccataGGCTGCGAGGGGGAGAGCTGCCTTTCCCCTTGGAAACTCAAGCA
This window harbors:
- the SLC35D3 gene encoding solute carrier family 35 member D3, with the translated sequence MLRWRGRARGVAVAVAHGLCSGSLNILLKFLLARYHFAFLTLLQCLSSAAAALGLEALRRRGLAALPPFGPRLARPFAAVAALATLQSTLTLWSLRGLSLPMYVVFKRCLPLVTLVTGALVLRDGMPSPGVLVAVLITTCGAALAGAGDLTGDAMGYVTGVLAVLIHAAYLVLIQKTSVDSEYGPLTAQYAIAVSATPFLIICSFASMDSINVWSFPGWKDPAMVCIFIACVLISCAMNFTTLHCTYINSAVTTSFVGVVKSIATITVGMVAFNDVEPTKLFIAGVVVNTLGSVIYCVAKYVETRRQSNYEDLEKEAREEEVKRQAGDQALFAMETISQVKGAEEAAVEGSSTGQRLSGEEEKDVTEKSAKALVVQGKSTVTQEVNRSSLKEAYLGVWRLVRGANYIRKDYLLENEELPNP